The following is a genomic window from Amycolatopsis acidiphila.
GAGCGCGTCGAAACAGGACACCACGAACTCGGGCATCATGACCGTGCTGATGGGGCTCGCCGGGCTCTACTCGCTGGTGGCCGTGATCAACGCGGTGGTGATCGCGGCGGCCGAGCGCAAGGCCGAGTTCGCCGCCGCCCGCGTCACGGGTCTTCGCCGTGGCCAGGTCGTGCGGATGGCGCTGCTCGAGTCCTGGGCGGTCACGACCGTCGGCGTCCTGCTGGGCGCGCTCGCCGCGGCCGGGACGCTGACCGGCATCGCCTCGGTGGCCCGCATGGTCTCGGTGCCCTGGGCGGTGCTGGGCCTCGTGGTCGCGGGCGCCTTCCTCGTCGTCGGCGTGACCAGCGTGTGGACCGGCCTCTCGGCGACGCGGCAGGCTCCGGTGACCCTGGTCGGGGCCCGCGAGTAGACCTTCACGGCTCGACTTAGGGTAGCCTAAGGGCTTGGGATGAGTTGAGGAGCAGCGAATGGCGGACAAGCCCGCACGCAAGAGCCGGCCCGCGGTCAGGTTGCGTGTCCTGCGCACGCAGCGGCTGACGCCGCACATGATCCGGATCGTGGCCGGCGGCCAGGGCCTGGCGGCCTTCCAGCCGAACGAGTTCACCGACGCCTACGTCAAGGTGCTTTTCCCGGCGCCCGGCGTGCGGTACCCGGAGCCGTTCGACATGGGCCTGATCCGCGCCGAGTACTCGCGCGAGCAATGGCCGGTGATGCGCAGCTACACCGTGCGCCACTACGACGCGAACGCCGGTGAACTGGCCATCGACTTCGTCCACCACGGGGACCAGGGCGTCGCCGGGCCGTGGGCGCGCGAGGCGAAGCCCGGCGACGAGCTGCTGCTCAACGGGCCGGGCGGGGCGTACGCGCCGGGCGAGGAGGCGGACTGGCACCTGCTGGTCGGCGACGAGAGCGCGCTGCCCGCGATCGCGCTGACGCTGGAAGCGATGCCGGCCGGGGTGCCCGTGCGGGTGTTCGTCGAGGTCGAGGACGCGGACGAGGAGCAGCCGCTGGTCACCAAGGGCGACGCGCAGATCCGCTGGATCCACCGCGCGGCCGGCGAGGACCTGGTGGCGGCCGTGCGTGAGCTGGACTTCCCGGCGGGCACGGTGCAGGCGTTCGTCCACGGCGAGGCGGGCTTCGTGCGGGAGCTGCGCCGTCACCTGCTCGACGAGCGTGGTGTGCGCAAGGACCTGCTGTCGATCTCCGGCTACTGGCGCCGCGGTGCGACGGACGAGGAGTGGCGCGCGGAGAAGGCCGCGGAACGGGCGGCGGCGGAGCAGCGCGCGGGTTGACGCGGCGGTACTTTGGCACGAAAGTACCGAATATGATTCTAAAAGCGGACGCCGAGCCGGCCGAGGCCGGGTTCGACGCGGACCGGTTGACGCGCATCGACCGGCACTTCGCCCGTTATGTCGACGACGGCC
Proteins encoded in this region:
- a CDS encoding siderophore-interacting protein, with the protein product MADKPARKSRPAVRLRVLRTQRLTPHMIRIVAGGQGLAAFQPNEFTDAYVKVLFPAPGVRYPEPFDMGLIRAEYSREQWPVMRSYTVRHYDANAGELAIDFVHHGDQGVAGPWAREAKPGDELLLNGPGGAYAPGEEADWHLLVGDESALPAIALTLEAMPAGVPVRVFVEVEDADEEQPLVTKGDAQIRWIHRAAGEDLVAAVRELDFPAGTVQAFVHGEAGFVRELRRHLLDERGVRKDLLSISGYWRRGATDEEWRAEKAAERAAAEQRAG